Proteins from one Amycolatopsis benzoatilytica AK 16/65 genomic window:
- a CDS encoding 4-hydroxy-3-methylbut-2-enyl diphosphate reductase — MTSASPGTEPAGTPTIPRSGAAKRVLLAKPRGYCAGVDRAVVAVEKALELYGPPVYVRKEIVHNRHVVDTLRERGAIFVDETDEVPEGALVVFSAHGVSPAVHTEAAERNLRTIDATCPLVTKVHKEVNRFAKDDYDILLIGHEGHEEVEGTAGEAPEKVQLVDKAEDVDKVEVRDPSKVIWLSQTTLSVDETMERVDQLRERFPTLADPPSDDICYATTNRQVAVKAMAPECDLVLVVGSKNSSNSKRLVEVALKAGASASHLIDFATEVDEAWLEGVSTVGVTSGASVPDVLVMDLLAWLAERGYGQVDEVTTANEKIAFALPKELRKAAKAES, encoded by the coding sequence ATGACTTCTGCGAGTCCCGGAACCGAACCCGCCGGTACCCCGACGATCCCCCGGTCCGGCGCCGCCAAACGCGTGCTGCTCGCGAAGCCGCGCGGGTACTGCGCTGGCGTGGACCGCGCGGTCGTGGCCGTGGAGAAGGCGCTGGAGCTGTACGGACCGCCGGTCTACGTGCGCAAGGAGATCGTGCACAACCGGCATGTGGTCGACACCCTGCGCGAGCGCGGCGCGATCTTCGTGGACGAGACCGACGAGGTGCCCGAGGGCGCGCTCGTGGTGTTCTCCGCGCACGGTGTTTCGCCCGCGGTGCACACCGAGGCCGCGGAGCGGAACCTGCGCACCATCGACGCGACCTGCCCGCTGGTCACGAAGGTGCACAAAGAGGTCAACCGGTTCGCCAAGGACGACTACGACATCTTGCTGATCGGCCACGAGGGCCACGAAGAGGTCGAGGGCACCGCCGGGGAGGCGCCGGAGAAGGTGCAGCTGGTCGACAAGGCCGAGGACGTCGACAAGGTCGAGGTGCGCGACCCGTCGAAGGTGATCTGGCTGTCGCAGACCACGCTGTCGGTGGACGAGACGATGGAGCGCGTCGACCAGCTGCGCGAGCGCTTCCCGACTCTGGCCGACCCGCCGAGCGACGACATCTGCTACGCCACCACGAACCGCCAGGTCGCGGTGAAGGCGATGGCGCCGGAGTGCGATCTGGTGCTGGTGGTCGGGTCGAAGAACTCGTCCAATTCGAAGCGGCTGGTGGAGGTCGCGCTCAAGGCCGGTGCTTCGGCGTCGCATCTGATCGACTTCGCGACCGAGGTCGACGAAGCGTGGCTGGAAGGCGTGTCGACGGTCGGGGTCACCTCGGGCGCGTCGGTGCCGGACGTGCTGGTGATGGACCTGCTTGCCTGGCTGGCCGAGCGCGGGTACGGGCAGGTGGACGAAGTGACGACGGCGAACGAGAAGATCGCGTTCGCGCTGCCCAAGGAGCTGCGCAAGGCGGCTAAGGCGGAGTCCTGA
- a CDS encoding DUF6542 domain-containing protein: MTAIRDRQSDPDADDAPVPWDERLVVGTRRGLPWWAAVLVGFGLAVLGAIIDEKTKGSFGFVFKAAYFVGAVAAVAAVQRRALFGPMVQPPLVLAVTVPGVVLIFGGGSSGGGSDTLSKLVNIGQPLIDGFPTMAVTTGVTLLFGFFRIYRERDPNAPVKIKGGKPPRDQNDDQAADRPRSRPPAARTGQTPPPGNRRRPPRDRDLDAPPPRRPRPPADPGARPRREPLDPNAPRGTRKPPPEGRRPRPPEGDPRRRDPRGENPPPRRRPRTEEPPPGRPRPPRREPPRRQRPWDGEG, translated from the coding sequence GTGACCGCGATACGCGATCGCCAGAGCGATCCTGATGCCGATGACGCCCCCGTGCCCTGGGACGAGCGTCTCGTTGTCGGCACGCGGCGCGGCTTGCCCTGGTGGGCGGCCGTGCTCGTGGGCTTCGGCTTGGCAGTGCTCGGCGCCATCATCGACGAGAAGACCAAGGGCAGCTTCGGCTTCGTCTTCAAGGCCGCCTACTTCGTCGGGGCCGTGGCCGCGGTCGCCGCGGTGCAGAGACGCGCGCTGTTCGGTCCGATGGTGCAGCCGCCGCTGGTGCTGGCCGTCACCGTGCCCGGCGTGGTGCTGATCTTCGGCGGCGGCTCTTCCGGCGGCGGCAGCGACACGCTGTCGAAGCTGGTCAACATCGGCCAGCCGCTGATCGACGGCTTCCCGACGATGGCGGTCACCACCGGCGTCACGCTGCTCTTCGGCTTCTTCCGGATCTACCGGGAGCGCGACCCGAACGCACCGGTCAAGATCAAGGGCGGCAAGCCGCCGCGGGACCAGAACGACGACCAGGCCGCCGACCGTCCGCGTTCCCGGCCGCCGGCTGCCCGCACCGGGCAGACCCCGCCGCCGGGCAACCGGCGGCGCCCGCCGCGGGACCGTGACCTCGACGCACCGCCGCCGAGGCGTCCGAGGCCACCGGCCGATCCGGGTGCGCGGCCGCGGCGCGAGCCGCTGGACCCGAACGCTCCGCGCGGGACACGGAAACCGCCGCCCGAAGGGCGTCGCCCGCGGCCGCCGGAGGGCGACCCGCGCCGCCGGGACCCGCGTGGCGAGAATCCGCCGCCGCGGCGCCGGCCCCGGACGGAGGAGCCGCCGCCCGGACGGCCGCGCCCGCCGCGTCGCGAACCGCCGCGCCGCCAGCGCCCGTGGGATGGCGAGGGCTGA
- the rmuC gene encoding DNA recombination protein RmuC, whose protein sequence is METVITTAAVVLALLLCVAVVALWRLYNDGMRRADAAARLVVAERAKGDQQQLALRRYEVAFASIHGRGELGEQVLVETARALGLREGLHFTLQTDLGGGGSAKPDLVLNVGGGRAVPVDAKASMAIWAEAVETDDPEERLDALRVHVRQLRSRAAELAGKGYQRWADAIYGTVMFVPSDAAVVAALDTDPELLRWLIDRRVFLCGPTGFGVLASAALFAASDRALVEDVEQVRAGAAAAHRAAGNAVEALNLSSTHLQRFVSARRRELEALEAFRATVAPLTDASGSPTPVPQLRKGDEVTAG, encoded by the coding sequence GTGGAGACGGTGATCACTACCGCGGCCGTCGTGCTCGCGCTGCTCCTGTGCGTCGCGGTCGTCGCGCTGTGGCGGCTGTACAACGACGGAATGCGCCGAGCCGACGCAGCCGCCCGGCTGGTGGTGGCGGAGCGCGCGAAAGGCGACCAGCAGCAGCTCGCACTGCGCCGGTACGAGGTGGCCTTCGCGTCGATCCACGGCCGCGGCGAGCTAGGCGAACAGGTGCTCGTGGAAACCGCGCGCGCACTGGGGCTGCGGGAGGGACTGCACTTCACCCTGCAGACGGATCTGGGCGGCGGCGGAAGCGCGAAGCCCGACCTGGTGCTGAATGTCGGCGGGGGCCGGGCCGTGCCGGTCGACGCCAAGGCAAGCATGGCGATCTGGGCCGAAGCCGTGGAGACCGACGACCCGGAAGAACGGCTCGACGCGCTGCGCGTCCACGTCCGGCAGCTGCGCTCCCGCGCGGCGGAGCTGGCTGGCAAGGGCTATCAGCGCTGGGCCGACGCGATCTACGGCACCGTCATGTTCGTCCCGTCCGACGCGGCCGTGGTCGCCGCCCTCGACACTGATCCCGAACTGCTGCGCTGGCTCATCGACCGCCGCGTGTTCCTGTGCGGCCCCACGGGATTCGGAGTGCTCGCGTCGGCGGCGCTGTTCGCCGCCAGCGACCGGGCGCTCGTCGAAGACGTCGAACAGGTACGCGCGGGTGCCGCTGCCGCGCATCGGGCAGCGGGCAATGCGGTCGAGGCGCTGAACTTGTCGTCCACGCATCTCCAGCGCTTTGTTTCGGCCCGCCGGCGCGAACTGGAGGCGCTCGAGGCGTTCCGCGCGACGGTCGCGCCCCTCACCGACGCATCCGGCAGCCCGACGCCGGTGCCGCAGCTTCGGAAGGGAGACGAAGTGACAGCTGGCTGA
- a CDS encoding exonuclease SbcCD subunit D — protein MRVLHTSDWHIGRTFHGADLLTEQEAVLTHIAELVDRESVDVVVVAGDIYDRAVPSAEAVRVATAALARIRQAGAELVVTPGNHDSAARLGAFAEFAAAGGLHLRATVAGLAEPVVLKDEHGEVAFYGIPYLEPEPSRHALGVPEARGHTGVLGEAMRRVRADLADRPGTRSVVLAHAFVTGGEASESERTIAVGGVEQVPGSVFDGVDYVALGHLHGPQTLAEHLRYSGSPLAYSFSEARQRKSVWLVELDAAGLAAVRRHELPVPRPLATLSGELAELLSDPDHDQWREHFLSITVTDRVRPVDAMRSLRERFPYAVHMDWRPDGGVAGTELKYAEAVRGRSDIEIARSFLDDCRGAPPNEQEERLVYLALEAANRAAVEKL, from the coding sequence GTGAGAGTCCTCCATACTTCCGATTGGCACATCGGCCGCACGTTCCACGGCGCCGATCTGCTCACCGAACAGGAGGCCGTCCTCACGCACATCGCCGAACTCGTCGACCGCGAGTCGGTCGACGTCGTGGTGGTGGCCGGTGACATCTACGACCGCGCGGTGCCGTCCGCCGAGGCCGTCCGCGTCGCTACGGCCGCGCTCGCCCGGATCCGTCAGGCGGGCGCGGAGCTGGTGGTCACGCCAGGCAACCACGATTCGGCCGCGCGGCTGGGCGCGTTCGCCGAATTCGCGGCGGCCGGCGGTCTGCACCTGCGCGCGACCGTCGCCGGCCTCGCGGAACCCGTTGTGCTGAAGGACGAACACGGCGAGGTGGCGTTCTACGGCATTCCGTATCTCGAACCCGAGCCGTCGCGGCACGCGCTGGGCGTGCCGGAGGCGCGCGGCCACACCGGCGTGCTCGGCGAGGCGATGCGGCGGGTGCGCGCCGACTTGGCCGATCGGCCCGGCACTCGATCCGTCGTGCTGGCACACGCGTTCGTCACCGGCGGCGAAGCCAGCGAGTCCGAGCGCACCATCGCCGTGGGCGGCGTCGAGCAGGTCCCCGGCTCGGTGTTCGACGGCGTGGATTACGTCGCGCTCGGGCACTTGCACGGTCCGCAAACGCTCGCGGAGCACCTCCGGTACTCCGGCAGTCCGCTTGCCTACTCGTTTTCCGAGGCGCGGCAACGGAAATCGGTATGGCTGGTGGAGCTCGACGCGGCCGGTCTGGCCGCGGTTCGCCGGCACGAGCTGCCCGTCCCGCGTCCCTTGGCGACGTTGTCCGGGGAGCTGGCGGAGCTGCTTTCGGACCCGGACCACGACCAGTGGCGCGAGCATTTCCTGTCGATCACCGTCACCGACCGGGTGCGGCCGGTCGATGCGATGCGTTCCCTGCGGGAGCGTTTTCCCTATGCGGTGCATATGGACTGGCGACCCGACGGCGGGGTGGCCGGCACCGAGCTGAAGTATGCCGAGGCGGTGCGCGGCCGCAGCGACATCGAGATCGCACGCAGTTTCCTCGACGACTGCCGTGGCGCCCCGCCGAACGAACAGGAAGAACGACTCGTCTATCTCGCGCTCGAAGCGGCCAACCGGGCGGCGGTGGAGAAGCTGTGA
- a CDS encoding AAA family ATPase, which yields MRLHLLEVEAFGPYAGREVVDFDALGADGLFLLHGDTGAGKTTLLDAIAFALFGVVPGARGDVKRLRCDLAEPDQRTEVVLELTVQGQRLRIVRGPEYLRPKKRGDGFTTQQARVSLTWVGEPPAGLPPDGSIRIDEVARTVERLLGMTAAQFFQVVLLPQGEFAKFLRSDTTEREKLLERLFGTERFSDVERWFADLRAERGRALEQRQQQVRELLARYAQEAQQEPPEEDQAAWAETVLAEVAARAGAAETESAQARAAAKAAESALREAEEDADKIRRVRLAHTRLAQIAEQATERAGWTAEIAAARRAGAVLPEAELMDRRTAELGDAQALAADRIRDLADLEFDGAGLTVADLRERAGAVREEAGALAELVAEARQQQRDEQRQAEQRKAAEKAAERVAGLAERLTELPELIVAARAAATAAGEAAAKLDGAKSRVEDLAALARTAEELPPAEARVARGEAKLSEVIDAHQTARQRRLDLRERRLEGMAAELAAGLTAGAACPVCGSAEHPAPANHDARLVDPAEERAAEEAEQQAAALRQRVVSALEEAKARVVALRERLAGRTAEEIAAALAQARTSVAELSAQAQRKDRLDQKVVELERDAEQAAEQRRLAERSVTEANGEIRALAERMAEREQRLLTGRGEFPDVPARRRHLLTFAGALDAAAEANNAVSGAEVRLAEQRDLVEISLHAKGFSTIEEMRAAVRNDEQIAKLEQGLAEADAMAAGAREMLAQPELFGIGPEDEVVVAPLAEKAQEARTRADAAFAAQQAVSAQHRELVKLAGRMGDALAELGPLEKEHAELRALAEVVNGRGQNARKMSLRSYVLAARLEEVALAATARLRTMSQGRYSFVHSDAAGVRGTRGGLGLDVLDDYSGAIRPAKTLSGGESFLASLSLALGLADVVAGETGGALLDTLFVDEGFGTLDAETLDVVMNILDELRAGGRVVGLVSHVEELRQRIPTRLRVRKSRTGSRVELQTA from the coding sequence GTGAGACTGCATCTGCTGGAGGTGGAAGCCTTTGGCCCGTACGCGGGCCGGGAGGTGGTGGACTTCGACGCGCTCGGCGCCGACGGCCTGTTCCTTCTCCACGGCGACACCGGCGCCGGCAAGACCACGCTGCTCGACGCGATCGCGTTCGCGTTGTTCGGCGTGGTTCCGGGCGCGCGCGGCGACGTCAAGCGGTTGCGCTGCGATCTCGCCGAGCCCGATCAGCGGACCGAGGTCGTGCTGGAGTTAACCGTGCAGGGGCAGCGGCTGCGGATCGTGCGCGGTCCGGAATACCTGCGGCCGAAGAAACGCGGCGACGGGTTCACCACACAGCAGGCCCGGGTTTCCCTGACCTGGGTCGGCGAACCGCCCGCCGGGCTGCCGCCGGACGGGAGCATCCGCATCGACGAGGTGGCCCGCACCGTCGAGCGGCTGCTGGGCATGACCGCGGCGCAGTTCTTCCAGGTCGTGCTCTTGCCGCAGGGAGAGTTCGCGAAGTTCCTCCGCAGCGACACCACCGAGCGCGAGAAGCTGTTGGAACGGCTTTTCGGCACCGAGCGGTTCTCGGACGTGGAACGCTGGTTCGCGGATTTGCGCGCCGAACGTGGCCGGGCACTGGAGCAGCGGCAGCAACAAGTTCGTGAGCTGCTCGCGCGCTATGCGCAAGAGGCGCAACAGGAACCGCCGGAAGAAGACCAGGCAGCTTGGGCGGAAACGGTGCTGGCCGAGGTCGCGGCTCGGGCCGGAGCGGCGGAAACCGAGTCTGCACAAGCACGTGCGGCAGCCAAGGCAGCCGAATCCGCGTTGCGCGAAGCCGAGGAGGATGCCGACAAGATCCGCCGGGTCCGACTCGCGCATACCCGGCTCGCGCAGATTGCCGAGCAGGCAACCGAACGCGCGGGCTGGACGGCGGAGATCGCGGCGGCGCGGCGGGCCGGTGCGGTGCTGCCCGAAGCCGAGCTGATGGATCGGCGCACCGCTGAGCTCGGCGATGCGCAAGCGCTGGCGGCCGACCGGATCCGGGACCTCGCCGACCTGGAGTTCGACGGTGCCGGGCTGACGGTCGCCGACCTGCGCGAGCGGGCGGGTGCCGTCCGGGAAGAGGCCGGTGCGCTTGCCGAACTGGTCGCGGAAGCTCGGCAGCAGCAGCGCGACGAACAACGTCAGGCGGAGCAGCGAAAAGCCGCGGAGAAGGCAGCCGAGCGTGTCGCGGGGCTGGCCGAACGGCTGACTGAACTGCCTGAATTGATCGTGGCCGCGCGGGCAGCGGCGACGGCGGCCGGGGAAGCCGCGGCGAAACTGGACGGTGCCAAGTCTCGGGTCGAAGACCTGGCGGCGCTTGCTCGGACTGCTGAGGAGCTGCCGCCGGCCGAGGCGCGGGTCGCGCGCGGCGAAGCGAAGCTGAGCGAAGTGATCGACGCGCATCAGACTGCCCGGCAACGGCGGCTCGACCTTCGCGAACGGCGGCTCGAGGGCATGGCCGCCGAGCTTGCCGCTGGCTTGACTGCCGGAGCGGCGTGCCCGGTGTGCGGATCGGCGGAGCATCCGGCTCCGGCGAACCACGATGCACGGCTCGTCGATCCGGCGGAGGAACGCGCCGCGGAGGAAGCCGAGCAGCAGGCTGCGGCGTTGCGTCAGCGGGTCGTGTCCGCGTTGGAAGAGGCGAAAGCGCGTGTTGTCGCCTTGCGCGAACGACTGGCAGGACGCACCGCCGAGGAGATCGCGGCGGCGCTCGCCCAGGCCCGCACGTCGGTCGCGGAGCTTTCCGCGCAGGCGCAGCGCAAGGACCGTTTGGACCAGAAGGTCGTTGAGCTGGAGCGGGACGCTGAGCAGGCTGCCGAACAGCGGCGGCTGGCGGAGCGGTCGGTCACCGAGGCGAACGGCGAGATCCGGGCGTTGGCCGAGCGGATGGCCGAGCGCGAGCAGCGGCTGCTGACCGGCCGGGGCGAGTTCCCGGACGTGCCGGCTCGACGGCGGCACCTGCTCACCTTCGCGGGTGCACTCGACGCGGCCGCCGAAGCCAACAATGCGGTCTCGGGTGCGGAGGTCCGGCTTGCGGAGCAGCGAGATCTGGTGGAGATCTCCCTGCATGCCAAGGGGTTCTCGACGATCGAGGAGATGCGCGCGGCGGTACGGAACGACGAGCAGATCGCCAAACTCGAACAGGGCCTAGCCGAGGCGGACGCGATGGCCGCCGGCGCACGGGAGATGCTCGCACAGCCGGAGCTGTTCGGGATCGGCCCGGAGGACGAGGTTGTCGTCGCGCCGCTGGCCGAGAAGGCACAGGAGGCGCGCACCAGAGCGGACGCCGCTTTCGCCGCGCAGCAAGCGGTTTCGGCGCAGCATCGCGAACTGGTGAAGCTGGCCGGGCGGATGGGCGACGCGTTGGCGGAGCTGGGCCCGTTGGAGAAGGAACACGCGGAACTGCGCGCACTGGCCGAAGTGGTCAACGGGCGAGGGCAGAACGCGCGGAAGATGTCGTTGCGGTCGTACGTTTTGGCGGCCCGGCTGGAAGAAGTCGCGCTCGCGGCGACGGCGCGGCTGCGCACGATGAGCCAGGGGCGGTATTCGTTCGTGCACTCGGACGCTGCCGGCGTACGCGGCACCAGAGGCGGCCTGGGCCTCGACGTACTGGACGACTACTCCGGCGCGATCCGGCCGGCCAAAACCCTGTCCGGCGGCGAGTCGTTCCTGGCGTCGCTGTCGCTGGCGCTGGGGCTGGCCGACGTGGTCGCGGGCGAGACCGGCGGAGCGTTGCTCGACACGCTCTTCGTGGACGAGGGTTTCGGCACTTTGGACGCCGAAACGCTGGACGTGGTGATGAACATCCTCGACGAACTCCGAGCGGGCGGACGCGTGGTGGGCTTGGTGTCGCACGTCGAGGAACTTCGCCAGCGCATTCCGACGCGGCTGCGAGTGCGGAAGTCGCGCACCGGGTCGAGAGTGGAGTTGCAGACGGCTTGA
- a CDS encoding methylated-DNA--[protein]-cysteine S-methyltransferase, whose amino-acid sequence MNTAFWSTVDTKIGPFTAVVAGDGAVLASGWTGEVSDLTPLISPSLAPTALVERRDLGPVTTAIRDYHGGDLDAVADIEVRQRSGPFREHAWEMLRKVPAGSPVSYAEYATLTGNPSAVRAAASACARNAAALFVPCHRVVRTGGAIGNFRWGIDAKRWLLHHEKSA is encoded by the coding sequence GTGAACACCGCGTTCTGGTCCACTGTGGACACCAAGATCGGCCCCTTCACCGCCGTTGTGGCCGGCGACGGCGCTGTGCTGGCCTCTGGCTGGACCGGCGAGGTCAGCGATCTGACACCGCTCATCTCGCCGTCCCTGGCCCCGACGGCCCTGGTCGAACGCCGAGACCTCGGCCCAGTCACCACCGCCATCCGCGACTACCACGGCGGCGACCTCGACGCTGTCGCCGACATCGAGGTACGCCAGCGTTCTGGCCCGTTCCGCGAGCACGCCTGGGAGATGCTGCGGAAGGTCCCGGCCGGCAGCCCGGTGAGCTACGCCGAGTACGCCACCCTCACCGGCAACCCGTCCGCCGTACGCGCTGCCGCGTCAGCCTGTGCCCGCAACGCCGCGGCACTTTTCGTGCCCTGCCACCGAGTCGTCCGCACCGGCGGAGCCATCGGCAACTTCCGCTGGGGCATCGACGCGAAGCGGTGGCTCCTGCACCACGAAAAGTCCGCCTGA
- a CDS encoding DNA-3-methyladenine glycosylase 2 family protein: MATSTLPIWRDTERCYRAVTARDQRFDGQFIMAVRTTGIYCRPSCPALTPKAQNVRFYPTSAAAQASGYRACRRCLPDAVPGSPDWNVRADLASRAMRLISDGLVEREGVPGLASRLGYSERQLGRVLTAELGAGPIRLARAHRAHSARLLIEMSQLPLTDVAFAAGFSSIRQFNETIREVFATTPSQLRAASLRRGKREEPSGATRLSLRLPFRAPFDAASVLDYHISRALPGIEAARDGGYGRTLRLPHGPASVWVSPRPGHVQCDLALADLRDLSSAVTRVRRLLDLDADPEAVARVLAADEALAPLVAATPGIRVPGAVDGPEVLLRALLGEAAADVVALGEPVPPAAPPMDALTTLFPTPQAIADADVKPLVKTVAAAIVAGDLDPHIGRDADELRAEMLAAGVDCGTADYVAMRLLGAPDVLLTADPAVRRGAAELGVDLTTSARGWQPWSSYAGMYLRSHAA, from the coding sequence ATGGCTACCTCGACCCTGCCGATCTGGCGCGACACGGAGCGCTGCTACCGCGCGGTGACCGCTCGCGACCAGCGGTTCGACGGCCAGTTCATCATGGCGGTGCGCACCACGGGCATTTACTGCCGCCCGTCCTGCCCGGCGCTGACGCCGAAGGCGCAGAACGTCCGCTTCTACCCGACGTCCGCGGCGGCGCAGGCCAGCGGCTACCGCGCGTGCCGCCGCTGCCTGCCAGATGCCGTGCCCGGATCGCCGGATTGGAACGTGCGCGCCGACCTGGCGTCGCGCGCCATGCGACTGATTTCGGACGGCCTGGTCGAGCGCGAAGGCGTGCCCGGTCTGGCGAGCCGACTGGGCTACTCGGAACGTCAGCTGGGCCGTGTTCTGACCGCCGAACTCGGCGCCGGACCGATCCGGCTGGCCCGCGCGCACCGGGCCCATTCGGCGCGGCTGTTGATCGAGATGTCGCAGCTGCCGCTCACCGATGTCGCGTTCGCGGCCGGGTTTTCCAGCATCCGGCAGTTCAACGAAACGATCCGCGAAGTGTTCGCGACGACGCCGTCGCAGCTGCGCGCGGCCAGTCTGCGCCGCGGAAAACGAGAGGAACCAAGCGGCGCGACGCGGCTCAGCCTCCGGCTGCCGTTCCGCGCCCCGTTCGATGCGGCCAGCGTGCTGGACTACCACATCAGCCGCGCGTTGCCCGGCATCGAAGCGGCCAGAGACGGCGGTTACGGCCGAACGCTGCGCCTGCCGCACGGCCCGGCATCGGTGTGGGTCAGCCCGCGCCCCGGCCATGTGCAATGCGACCTGGCGCTGGCGGACCTGCGAGACCTGAGCAGCGCGGTCACTCGGGTGCGTCGGCTGCTCGACCTGGACGCCGATCCGGAGGCCGTCGCCCGTGTCCTGGCCGCGGACGAGGCCCTGGCACCACTGGTGGCCGCGACTCCCGGCATCCGCGTGCCCGGCGCGGTCGACGGTCCGGAAGTCCTGCTCCGCGCCTTGCTGGGCGAGGCCGCCGCGGATGTCGTCGCACTGGGCGAGCCTGTCCCGCCCGCGGCCCCGCCGATGGACGCACTCACGACCCTCTTCCCGACCCCGCAGGCGATCGCCGACGCAGACGTGAAACCCCTGGTGAAGACGGTCGCCGCGGCGATCGTCGCCGGGGATCTGGACCCGCACATCGGCCGCGACGCCGACGAACTGCGTGCCGAGATGCTCGCGGCGGGCGTCGACTGCGGCACGGCGGACTATGTCGCAATGCGCCTGCTGGGAGCACCGGATGTGTTGCTGACCGCCGACCCTGCCGTGCGCCGGGGCGCGGCGGAGCTGGGGGTCGACCTGACGACGTCAGCTCGCGGGTGGCAGCCGTGGAGTTCGTACGCCGGGATGTACCTCCGGTCGCACGCTGCCTGA
- the ychF gene encoding redox-regulated ATPase YchF has product MSLTLGIVGLPNVGKSTLFNALTRNDVLAANYPFATIEPNVGVVPLPDPRLDQLAEVFGSEKTVPAVVSFVDIAGIVKGASEGAGLGNKFLANIRESDAICQVIRVFDDPDVVHVDGRIDPMSDIETINTELILADLQTLDKALPRLEKEARTKKEARPALENAQRAKEILDSGRTLFQSQKEIDTAELRELHLLTTKPFLYVFNADEAVLTDEARREELAKLVAPADAVFLDAKVEAELLELDDEESVRELLESVGQLEPGLHALARAGFHTLGLQTYLTAGPKESRAWTIPKGATAPQAAGVIHTDFERGFIKAEVVSFADLIEAGSMAAARSAGKVRMEGKDYVMADGDVVEFRFNV; this is encoded by the coding sequence GTGAGTCTGACCCTCGGTATCGTCGGCCTGCCCAACGTCGGCAAGTCCACCCTGTTCAACGCGCTGACGCGCAACGACGTGCTCGCCGCGAACTACCCGTTCGCCACGATCGAGCCGAACGTCGGCGTGGTGCCGCTGCCGGACCCGCGGCTGGACCAGCTGGCAGAGGTGTTCGGGTCGGAGAAGACCGTGCCCGCCGTCGTGTCTTTCGTGGACATCGCGGGCATCGTGAAGGGCGCGTCCGAGGGCGCCGGGCTGGGCAACAAGTTCCTCGCCAACATCCGCGAGTCCGACGCGATCTGCCAGGTCATCCGGGTGTTCGACGACCCGGACGTGGTGCACGTCGACGGCCGGATCGACCCGATGTCCGACATCGAGACGATCAACACCGAGCTGATCCTCGCCGACCTCCAGACGCTCGACAAGGCGCTGCCGCGGCTCGAAAAAGAGGCCCGCACCAAGAAGGAAGCGCGGCCGGCACTCGAGAACGCGCAGAGGGCCAAAGAGATCCTCGACTCCGGGCGCACCCTGTTCCAGTCGCAGAAGGAGATCGACACTGCCGAGCTGCGCGAGCTGCACCTGCTGACCACCAAGCCGTTCCTGTACGTCTTCAACGCCGACGAGGCCGTCCTCACCGACGAGGCCCGGCGCGAAGAGCTGGCGAAGCTGGTCGCGCCGGCGGACGCGGTGTTCCTGGACGCGAAGGTCGAAGCCGAGCTGCTGGAGCTCGACGACGAGGAGTCCGTGCGCGAACTGCTGGAGTCGGTCGGCCAGCTGGAGCCGGGCCTGCACGCGCTGGCCCGCGCCGGGTTCCACACGCTCGGCCTGCAGACCTACCTGACCGCCGGCCCGAAGGAATCCCGCGCCTGGACCATCCCGAAGGGTGCGACCGCCCCGCAGGCCGCCGGCGTGATCCACACGGACTTCGAACGCGGTTTCATCAAGGCCGAGGTCGTTTCCTTCGCCGACCTGATCGAAGCCGGCTCGATGGCGGCGGCCCGCTCAGCAGGCAAGGTCCGCATGGAGGGCAAGGACTACGTGATGGCCGACGGCGACGTGGTCGAGTTCCGCTTCAACGTCTGA
- a CDS encoding 4a-hydroxytetrahydrobiopterin dehydratase, whose translation MTQLLSDSAVDQALGTVPEWRREGDNIVRTVELPSFPAAIEAVDRVAELAEAADHHPDIDIRWRTLTFRLSTHYLGGLTDRDFALARQIDEVLTTR comes from the coding sequence ATGACTCAGCTATTGAGCGACTCGGCGGTGGACCAGGCTCTCGGCACCGTCCCGGAGTGGCGGCGCGAAGGCGACAACATAGTGCGGACGGTCGAACTGCCGTCCTTCCCGGCCGCGATCGAGGCGGTCGACCGGGTGGCCGAGCTGGCCGAGGCGGCCGACCACCACCCGGACATCGACATCCGCTGGCGGACCCTCACCTTCCGGCTCAGCACCCATTACCTGGGCGGCTTGACCGACCGCGACTTCGCGCTCGCCCGGCAGATCGACGAGGTGCTCACAACGCGCTGA